Proteins found in one Fulvitalea axinellae genomic segment:
- a CDS encoding cell division ATP-binding protein FtsE: MTFSNDPVLDISGASVGQSGQTILENVTFSIDKGEFVYLIGRTGSGKSTLLRTLYAELPPHGGTLNAVGYDLSNLKRKEVPRLRRKLGIVFQDFQLFEDRSVAENLIFVMKATGWSDKSKMKGRVAEVLMNVGLPNSGQKMPHQLSGGEQQRVGIARALINFPNILIADEPTGNLDPYFSEEIYEVFKDINNKGTAVLMATHDHHIIKRHPARVLQCEDGRLLDSVKEKVTYGLD, translated from the coding sequence ATGACTTTTTCCAACGATCCCGTACTTGACATCTCCGGAGCGTCCGTAGGCCAATCCGGCCAGACAATCCTTGAGAACGTCACTTTCAGCATCGACAAAGGCGAATTCGTATACCTGATCGGGCGAACGGGAAGCGGAAAGTCAACTTTGTTGCGTACGCTTTACGCCGAGCTCCCTCCGCATGGCGGAACGCTAAACGCCGTCGGATATGACCTTTCGAACCTAAAACGCAAGGAAGTGCCGAGGCTTAGAAGAAAGCTCGGGATCGTATTTCAGGATTTTCAGCTGTTCGAAGACAGGTCCGTCGCCGAAAACCTGATTTTCGTGATGAAAGCTACCGGCTGGTCCGACAAAAGCAAAATGAAAGGACGCGTCGCCGAAGTCCTTATGAATGTAGGCCTACCCAATTCGGGACAAAAAATGCCTCACCAACTTTCCGGCGGCGAGCAACAACGCGTGGGAATAGCCCGGGCGCTGATCAATTTCCCGAATATCCTAATAGCCGACGAACCCACGGGAAACCTCGATCCGTATTTTTCGGAAGAGATTTACGAAGTGTTCAAAGACATCAACAATAAAGGAACGGCGGTATTGATGGCCACCCACGACCATCATATTATCAAAAGACACCCGGCACGAGTCCTTCAATGCGAAGACGGGCGCCTTCTCGATTCTGTCAAAGAGAAAGTAACCTACGGACTGGATTAA
- a CDS encoding RNA polymerase sigma factor has translation MSISANIHEDLIQGCLRNDERARRKLYQQYAPGMYNVCKRMVNDEDDAKDVLQEVFISAFSNIGNYRGDATFGAWIKRIAVNKSINFLNRKRAELVPLGDSDPADQSAYDEDGDKWSVETVRSALRKLPDGFRVVVSLYLFEGYDHQEIGEILGISPSTSKTQYMRGKKKLLNLLQDEIPQ, from the coding sequence TTGAGCATTTCGGCAAACATACACGAAGACCTTATACAAGGATGCCTGAGGAACGACGAGCGAGCCCGGCGGAAGCTGTATCAACAGTATGCGCCCGGCATGTATAACGTTTGCAAACGGATGGTCAATGACGAAGACGACGCCAAAGACGTACTTCAGGAAGTGTTTATCAGCGCGTTTTCCAATATAGGCAATTACCGTGGCGACGCTACCTTCGGGGCGTGGATAAAGCGGATTGCCGTAAACAAGTCGATAAATTTCCTGAATCGCAAGAGAGCCGAGCTAGTCCCTTTGGGCGACAGCGATCCGGCCGATCAGTCTGCTTATGACGAAGACGGCGACAAGTGGAGCGTGGAAACGGTCCGGTCCGCTTTGCGGAAATTGCCTGACGGATTCAGGGTCGTGGTGTCGCTGTACCTTTTCGAAGGATATGACCATCAGGAAATAGGCGAAATTCTAGGGATATCGCCTTCCACCTCAAAGACGCAGTATATGCGTGGTAAAAAGAAACTGCTAAACCTGTTGCAGGATGAAATACCCCAATGA
- the fsa gene encoding fructose-6-phosphate aldolase, with protein MKFFIDTANLEEIKEAHALGILDGVTTNPSLMAREGISGEENVLNHYKAICEIVDGDVSAEVIATDFEGIIKEGEALAALDSKIVVKVPIIKEGLKAIRYFSDKGIRTNCTLIFSAGQALLAAKAGATYVSPFVGRLDDIGTEGLGLIEQIVGIFGNYGFSTEVLAASLRSPKHILECAEVGADVITAPLKPIEALLNHPLTDKGLAAFLADHQRVNS; from the coding sequence ATGAAGTTTTTCATTGACACGGCTAACCTTGAAGAAATCAAGGAAGCGCACGCATTGGGCATTCTTGACGGCGTGACTACCAATCCGTCTCTTATGGCCCGGGAAGGAATAAGCGGAGAGGAAAACGTCCTGAATCATTATAAGGCGATCTGTGAAATCGTAGACGGCGACGTAAGCGCCGAAGTAATCGCCACAGATTTCGAAGGAATCATAAAGGAAGGCGAAGCCCTCGCCGCTCTCGACTCAAAGATTGTCGTTAAAGTTCCGATTATAAAAGAAGGCCTCAAAGCCATCCGATATTTCTCTGACAAGGGAATCCGCACTAACTGTACGCTGATTTTCTCGGCGGGGCAGGCACTGTTGGCCGCCAAAGCCGGCGCAACTTACGTTTCTCCGTTCGTTGGCCGTCTTGACGACATCGGAACCGAAGGCCTCGGGCTTATCGAGCAGATTGTGGGGATTTTCGGTAACTACGGATTCTCTACGGAGGTATTGGCTGCGTCATTGCGTTCGCCAAAACATATCCTGGAATGTGCCGAAGTGGGCGCCGACGTAATCACGGCACCACTCAAGCCTATCGAAGCCCTCCTTAACCATCCGCTTACGGACAAAGGCCTCGCGGCTTTCTTGGCGGACCACCAACGGGTTAACTCGTAA
- a CDS encoding fructose-6-phosphate aldolase — translation MYIIKVKGKAKIPDYIQLRDENFVLVAYFRADRPLKKPEKYGLEGKEEALERLIETLPFGKLQKLEL, via the coding sequence ATGTACATCATCAAGGTGAAAGGGAAGGCCAAAATCCCGGATTACATACAGTTGCGTGACGAAAACTTTGTGCTGGTCGCTTATTTCAGAGCGGACAGACCGCTTAAGAAACCGGAAAAATACGGTTTGGAAGGCAAAGAGGAGGCCTTGGAGAGATTAATCGAAACGCTTCCCTTCGGAAAATTGCAAAAACTAGAGCTATGA
- the miaA gene encoding tRNA (adenosine(37)-N6)-dimethylallyltransferase MiaA: MNLEKNKLIVIEGPTAVGKTALCVNLAKKLGTEVVSADSRQFFKEMAIGTAKPTVEEMDGVKHHFVNCRSVKEPYSAGSYEVDALEVIGKLFETHDSVILTGGSGLYIQAVCDGMDAFPPIPTEIRDRWTRRIDEEGVTKIAQELAEADPATYELVDTLNPRRVLRAMEVLEVTGKGLAEWHSGTKPRDFDIVRIGLERDREELYERINLRVDLMLEAGLMDEVKRLTQWKELTALKTVGYKEIFGYLDGEYDMEEAIRLVKRNTRRYAKRQLSWFKRDEEMTWFHPEDEAGIINHINAHS, translated from the coding sequence ATGAACTTGGAAAAAAATAAACTTATCGTTATCGAAGGCCCAACGGCCGTCGGCAAAACCGCCCTTTGTGTTAATCTGGCAAAAAAACTCGGGACCGAAGTCGTAAGCGCCGATTCCCGCCAATTTTTCAAGGAAATGGCCATCGGAACCGCCAAGCCGACCGTAGAGGAAATGGATGGCGTAAAACACCATTTCGTCAATTGCAGATCGGTAAAGGAACCTTACAGCGCCGGAAGCTATGAGGTCGATGCGCTAGAAGTTATCGGAAAGCTCTTCGAAACCCACGACTCCGTTATACTTACAGGAGGTTCAGGGCTTTATATACAGGCTGTCTGTGACGGGATGGACGCTTTTCCGCCAATCCCAACGGAAATCAGGGACCGCTGGACTCGACGAATAGACGAGGAAGGCGTAACTAAAATAGCGCAAGAATTGGCAGAGGCCGATCCCGCAACTTACGAACTAGTGGACACATTAAACCCAAGAAGAGTCTTGCGGGCGATGGAAGTGCTGGAAGTAACCGGAAAAGGGCTCGCCGAATGGCACAGCGGAACAAAACCACGTGATTTCGACATCGTCAGAATAGGCCTAGAACGTGACCGGGAAGAGCTTTACGAAAGAATAAACCTACGGGTAGACCTGATGCTGGAAGCCGGACTTATGGACGAAGTAAAACGGCTAACGCAGTGGAAAGAACTTACGGCTCTGAAAACTGTCGGGTATAAGGAGATTTTCGGATACTTAGACGGGGAATACGATATGGAAGAGGCAATCAGGCTAGTAAAGCGTAATACGAGACGTTACGCAAAACGGCAATTGTCATGGTTTAAACGAGACGAGGAAATGACTTGGTTCCACCCTGAAGACGAAGCCGGTATCATTAACCATATAAACGCTCATTCCTAA